Proteins encoded within one genomic window of Bradyrhizobium sp. AZCC 1719:
- the eutC gene encoding ethanolamine ammonia-lyase subunit EutC: MKTPTPPTRSLEALRELTPARVGLGRSGASMPTDALLAFTLDHARARDAVHAAFDVEHLVAGLAGLGLEVSEVSSQAGNRRDYLRRPDLGRMLDPDSRRALEKQGGGANQVVIVIGDGLSPAAVNVHAVELVGHLAPRLTEAGIRCGHVVVASGARVALGDEIGAVLGARMVVMLIGERPGLSAPDSLGAYLTFAPRSGLTDEKRNCVSNIHGAGLSYDEAAFKIAWLVREGIARQVTGVALKDESGTALIAASGAGRCGKSET; this comes from the coding sequence ATGAAAACGCCGACACCGCCGACCCGCTCGCTCGAAGCCCTGCGGGAGCTGACGCCGGCGCGCGTCGGGCTCGGCCGCTCGGGTGCGAGCATGCCGACCGACGCGCTGCTTGCCTTCACCCTCGACCACGCGCGCGCCCGCGATGCCGTGCATGCCGCGTTCGATGTGGAGCATCTGGTTGCCGGATTAGCCGGCCTCGGCCTGGAGGTCAGCGAGGTCTCCAGTCAGGCGGGCAACCGGCGCGACTATCTGCGCCGCCCCGATCTCGGACGCATGCTCGACCCGGATTCGCGGCGCGCGCTGGAAAAGCAAGGCGGCGGTGCGAACCAGGTTGTAATCGTGATCGGCGACGGGCTGTCGCCGGCGGCCGTCAATGTCCACGCGGTCGAGCTGGTTGGCCATCTTGCCCCGCGCCTGACGGAGGCCGGGATCCGGTGCGGCCATGTCGTGGTCGCTTCCGGCGCGCGCGTGGCGCTGGGCGACGAGATCGGTGCCGTGCTTGGCGCGCGGATGGTGGTGATGCTGATCGGCGAGCGGCCCGGCCTGTCGGCCCCCGACAGTCTCGGCGCCTATCTGACCTTTGCGCCGCGCAGCGGCCTCACCGACGAGAAGCGCAATTGCGTGTCCAATATCCACGGCGCAGGCCTGAGCTACGATGAGGCCGCCTTCAAGATCGCGTGGTTGGTGCGTGAAGGCATCGCGCGCCAGGTCACGGGCGTGGCGCTGAAGGACGAAAGCGGAACCGCGCTGATCGCCGCCAGTGGTGCTGGCAGGTGTGGCAAATCAGAGACTTAA
- a CDS encoding methyl-accepting chemotaxis protein yields MASRFSLAAKLYSIFALFALLVAAITALSDYNTRQNAELTEAVSIASRAALNVERINSLVYAVVMESRGIYMSSEPAVVKKYGDGLLKFNERILDVVKNWETLVQADDAQQFATFKKRIEQFVDFRKELVRRGVEINGAAGREWGDNDANRQVRTALNKDLEALSKVYAERSRRLAQQTDTNHTMAFILTCLGVLALVVVVLGVLIISRSIARPLSVITATIKQVADGAEGVEVPHAERADEIGALARAIKIFQEAMDRNRNLNSQVVEDSRARDERTRHIEASVDAFREAIGGVLRAVTDNATAMRGTAQTIASVSSEASGRAVAANGATEQASSNVSAVASAAEELSASVEEIGRQVRQSASAVEQAGQRTEKSVSEIEGLAAATQRIDGVLNLIQAIAEQTNLLALNATIEAARAGDAGRGFAVVAHEVKALAEQTAKATAEIGQNVGLIQTSTKTSVEAVREIGAAVRDINEVTSIIASAIEQQDAATREISANAQLAAQGNGTLVVNIGSLSDAIGTTSTAATSVLTASSELTATAETLSREVEKFFRNLRADSSEPARKTGT; encoded by the coding sequence ATGGCATCCCGATTTTCGCTTGCAGCCAAATTGTATTCGATCTTCGCGCTGTTCGCGTTGCTCGTCGCAGCCATCACGGCCTTGTCCGATTACAACACCCGCCAGAATGCCGAACTCACCGAAGCGGTTTCGATTGCGAGCCGCGCCGCGCTCAATGTCGAGCGCATCAATTCGCTGGTCTATGCGGTCGTGATGGAGTCGCGCGGCATCTACATGTCGAGCGAGCCGGCGGTGGTGAAGAAATACGGCGACGGACTGCTCAAGTTCAACGAGCGCATCCTTGATGTCGTGAAGAACTGGGAAACGCTGGTCCAGGCCGACGACGCCCAGCAGTTCGCCACCTTCAAGAAGCGCATCGAACAGTTCGTCGACTTCCGGAAGGAGCTGGTTCGCCGCGGCGTCGAGATCAACGGGGCCGCGGGGCGCGAATGGGGCGACAACGACGCCAATCGCCAAGTGCGCACCGCGCTGAACAAGGACCTCGAGGCGCTGTCGAAGGTCTATGCCGAACGCAGCAGGAGGCTGGCCCAACAGACCGACACCAACCATACGATGGCATTTATCCTGACTTGCCTCGGCGTGTTGGCGCTGGTGGTGGTCGTCCTCGGCGTGCTGATCATTTCCCGTTCGATCGCGCGCCCGCTCTCGGTCATCACCGCCACCATCAAGCAGGTGGCCGACGGCGCCGAAGGCGTCGAGGTTCCGCATGCCGAACGCGCCGACGAAATCGGAGCGCTCGCCCGTGCCATCAAGATCTTCCAGGAAGCAATGGATCGCAACCGCAACCTCAATTCGCAGGTGGTGGAAGATTCCAGGGCGCGTGACGAGCGCACCCGCCACATCGAAGCCTCGGTCGATGCGTTCCGGGAAGCGATCGGCGGCGTACTGCGCGCGGTCACCGACAATGCGACCGCGATGCGCGGTACCGCCCAGACCATCGCCAGCGTCTCATCGGAAGCAAGCGGACGTGCGGTGGCCGCCAACGGTGCGACCGAACAGGCCTCCAGCAACGTCTCCGCCGTCGCGAGCGCTGCCGAAGAGCTTTCCGCTTCCGTCGAGGAAATCGGCCGCCAGGTGCGCCAATCGGCGAGCGCCGTCGAGCAGGCGGGCCAGCGCACCGAGAAATCGGTCTCCGAAATCGAGGGGCTTGCGGCTGCGACCCAGCGCATCGACGGTGTGCTCAACCTGATCCAGGCGATCGCCGAGCAAACCAACCTCCTGGCGCTCAACGCAACGATCGAAGCCGCGCGCGCCGGCGACGCCGGCCGCGGCTTCGCCGTGGTCGCCCACGAGGTCAAGGCGCTGGCCGAGCAGACCGCCAAGGCGACCGCCGAAATCGGCCAGAACGTCGGTCTGATCCAGACGTCGACCAAAACCTCCGTCGAAGCGGTGCGCGAGATCGGCGCCGCCGTGCGCGACATCAACGAGGTGACTTCCATCATTGCCAGCGCGATCGAGCAGCAGGATGCGGCGACCCGTGAAATCTCGGCGAACGCGCAATTGGCGGCGCAGGGCAACGGAACGCTGGTCGTCAATATCGGGTCGCTCAGCGACGCCATCGGCACGACGAGCACGGCGGCGACTTCGGTCCTTACGGCATCCAGCGAGCTGACGGCCACGGCCGAAACGCTGTCGCGCGAGGTCGAAAAATTCTTCCGCAACCTGCGTGCGGATTCGTCGGAGCCGGCGCGCAAGACCGGCACGTAA
- a CDS encoding substrate-binding periplasmic protein: MHHGLIPGSAAIAILATLIAQGTTHRADAASLAEVRQNGILRLCANPSALPYSNLTDRGGLAGFKVELAEVLAHEMGFELGVTWVRNAGDIKNSDCDVLMGVVASAASYDREGLTGPLTTHLPLRFSRPYADSGVVLVISSRSSVRRLEDLHGQKIGVMVGTVEHEWLAKNGFRVSVFASQEDIIAAIETGEIEVGATNPVIVGWYRHEHPSTAVRIPDGYEPEPALRWSVSVGLRRADDALLGAVDAAVSRVVEQRIPAQIYAKYGITYLPPSGAGLQ; the protein is encoded by the coding sequence ATGCATCATGGTCTGATCCCTGGCAGTGCTGCTATCGCCATACTCGCGACGCTCATCGCCCAAGGCACAACACACCGTGCGGACGCTGCATCACTAGCAGAGGTGCGGCAGAATGGTATCCTACGCCTCTGCGCCAACCCATCCGCACTCCCTTATTCGAACCTCACCGATAGAGGCGGTCTTGCCGGGTTCAAAGTCGAACTCGCGGAAGTGTTGGCGCACGAGATGGGATTTGAGCTCGGTGTGACCTGGGTTCGAAATGCCGGTGATATTAAGAACTCGGATTGCGATGTCTTGATGGGCGTCGTCGCCTCCGCAGCAAGCTACGATCGGGAGGGACTTACCGGGCCGCTGACAACGCATCTACCTCTTCGCTTTTCGAGACCTTACGCAGACAGCGGTGTTGTCCTCGTCATTTCATCTCGATCTTCGGTTCGTCGGCTTGAGGATTTGCACGGTCAGAAGATTGGCGTCATGGTTGGCACCGTCGAGCACGAGTGGCTGGCCAAAAACGGCTTCCGCGTTTCGGTCTTCGCCTCTCAAGAAGACATAATTGCCGCGATCGAGACAGGCGAAATCGAAGTCGGCGCCACCAACCCCGTGATTGTCGGCTGGTATCGGCACGAACACCCCAGCACGGCAGTAAGGATACCCGACGGATACGAGCCAGAACCGGCACTGCGCTGGAGTGTTTCAGTCGGGCTTCGCCGAGCGGACGATGCGCTGCTTGGAGCCGTGGATGCTGCGGTGTCACGAGTTGTCGAGCAGCGGATACCAGCGCAGATCTACGCGAAGTATGGCATTACTTATCTACCCCCTTCCGGCGCAGGTCTCCAGTAA
- a CDS encoding methyl-accepting chemotaxis protein — protein MLGWIKNIGLSWKVQLAPAFLIAVLIGLGAYALQTLRSNQAAVDALVSGPVRQSELANDLTTTVWTAHAKLYRLAATAANEKDEKKIVQVAKEASVAAGKISDALKAVEGIKGGFSPETFEKLKAAVAGYLKQSKNAIEMADGDAGSALIFIKGAERNFAVIEKLADDLITHSSESKDREIARAGIKLEQQQITLTAVLLAVALAGIVVSFLIGRSISHPVVAMSRAMRELAAGHFEVQLPGLERRDEVGQMAHAIQEFKVQAIAKAERETAEREEKNRELASARRAELHNLAESFEIAVGNIVENVGSASAELENSAAVLTNSSVATQELSTVVAAASEETSSNVQSVASATEEMASSVNEIGRQVANSNRIANEAVVQAQKTDARIIELSEAANRIGDVTRLITTIAEQTNLLALNATIEAARAGDAGRGFAVVAQEVKALATQTAKATSEISTQIAEMQSATQESVHAIKEISGTIGRVSEIAAAIAAAIEEQGAATQEIARNVQQAAVGSTQVATSIADVNRGAGEIGTASSQVLANAQLLSNENKRLKAEVGKFLATVRSA, from the coding sequence ATGCTCGGCTGGATCAAGAACATTGGCCTTTCCTGGAAAGTCCAGCTCGCTCCGGCGTTCCTGATCGCCGTCCTGATCGGGCTCGGCGCCTATGCGTTGCAAACGCTGCGGTCGAATCAGGCCGCCGTTGACGCGTTGGTGTCCGGTCCGGTCCGGCAATCGGAGCTGGCCAACGATCTCACCACAACGGTGTGGACGGCGCACGCCAAGCTCTATCGTCTTGCTGCCACTGCAGCCAACGAAAAGGACGAGAAGAAAATTGTGCAGGTCGCCAAGGAAGCTTCCGTGGCGGCCGGCAAAATTTCGGACGCGCTGAAGGCCGTCGAAGGTATCAAGGGCGGGTTCAGCCCGGAAACATTCGAGAAGCTGAAAGCCGCTGTTGCAGGCTACCTCAAGCAATCGAAAAACGCGATCGAGATGGCCGATGGCGACGCCGGTTCGGCGCTAATATTCATCAAGGGCGCGGAACGAAACTTTGCCGTCATCGAAAAGCTGGCCGACGACCTGATTACGCACAGCAGCGAGAGCAAGGACCGCGAAATTGCCCGTGCGGGGATCAAGCTCGAGCAGCAGCAGATAACGCTGACGGCCGTGCTTCTGGCCGTTGCGCTCGCTGGCATCGTCGTCTCGTTTCTGATCGGCCGGAGCATTTCCCATCCCGTCGTGGCGATGTCGAGGGCGATGCGCGAACTTGCTGCCGGGCATTTCGAGGTCCAACTGCCCGGCCTTGAGCGCCGCGATGAAGTCGGCCAGATGGCGCACGCGATCCAGGAATTCAAGGTGCAGGCGATCGCCAAGGCCGAACGCGAGACGGCGGAGCGCGAGGAAAAGAACCGTGAACTGGCATCGGCCCGCCGTGCCGAGCTTCACAATCTGGCCGAGAGTTTCGAGATCGCGGTCGGCAATATCGTCGAGAACGTTGGCTCAGCCTCGGCCGAACTGGAAAATTCCGCCGCGGTCCTGACCAACAGCAGCGTGGCCACCCAGGAGCTCTCCACCGTGGTCGCCGCGGCTTCCGAGGAGACCTCCAGCAACGTGCAGTCGGTGGCGTCCGCCACCGAGGAAATGGCCAGCTCCGTCAATGAAATCGGCAGGCAGGTTGCGAATTCCAACCGGATCGCCAACGAGGCCGTCGTTCAGGCGCAAAAGACCGACGCCCGGATCATCGAATTGTCGGAGGCGGCAAACCGCATCGGCGACGTAACCAGGTTGATCACCACGATCGCCGAGCAGACCAATCTACTGGCACTCAACGCGACCATTGAGGCCGCCCGCGCCGGTGACGCCGGCCGCGGCTTTGCGGTAGTTGCCCAGGAGGTCAAGGCGCTCGCCACCCAGACCGCCAAGGCAACCAGCGAAATCTCGACCCAGATCGCCGAGATGCAGTCGGCGACGCAGGAATCGGTGCACGCCATCAAGGAGATCAGCGGCACCATCGGCCGGGTTTCCGAGATCGCGGCGGCGATCGCTGCCGCTATCGAGGAGCAGGGCGCTGCCACCCAGGAAATCGCGCGCAACGTGCAGCAGGCGGCAGTGGGCTCGACCCAGGTCGCGACCAGCATCGCCGACGTCAACCGTGGCGCCGGCGAAATCGGCACGGCGTCGTCACAGGTGCTGGCCAACGCGCAACTGCTCTCCAACGAAAACAAGCGGCTCAAGGCCGAGGTCGGCAAGTTTCTCGCCACCGTGCGGTCGGCTTAG
- a CDS encoding B12-binding domain-containing radical SAM protein, producing MRAEGIGTVRRILCVFPRYTSSFGTFEYAYPLTAGVKAFMPPQGLLLIAAYLPANWQVRFVDENIRPAGKEDFEWAEAVFVSGMHIQRQQMNDICRRAHAFDLAVAIGGPSVSACPDYYPSFDYLHVGELGDATNELIARLARDPSRPEQQVVLTTSERLSMTEFPIPAYELAEVKKYLLGSIQYSSGCPYQCEFCDIPGLYGRNPRLKTPEQIIAELDRMRECGITDTVYFVDDNFIGNRKATLDLLPHLIEWQKRTGYVVRLACEATLNIAKRPEILEKMREARFVTVFCGIETPDPDALHAMHKDHNMMVPIHEGIHTINSYGMEVVSGIIMGLDTDKPGTADALLNFVDESRIPLLTINLLQALPKTPLWDRLEREGRLNDDESRDSNVEFLMPYDQVINSWKRCMEVAFQPEKLYARYQYQCDYTYANRIKVPVAPEMKTWPNIRRALIMLRNIFWQVGVLSDYRRVFWKFAIGRLRRGDIEGLIGSATIAHHLIKFARAASGGQQNASNYSIRLREASVPAE from the coding sequence ATGAGAGCTGAAGGCATTGGAACGGTACGGCGTATCCTGTGCGTCTTCCCGCGCTATACGTCTTCTTTCGGCACGTTCGAATACGCCTATCCCCTGACCGCTGGCGTGAAGGCTTTCATGCCGCCACAGGGCCTCCTTCTGATCGCGGCCTATCTCCCGGCAAACTGGCAGGTGCGTTTCGTCGACGAGAACATTCGCCCCGCCGGCAAGGAAGACTTCGAATGGGCGGAAGCGGTGTTCGTCAGCGGCATGCACATCCAGCGCCAGCAGATGAACGACATCTGCCGCCGCGCGCATGCCTTCGATCTTGCGGTCGCGATCGGCGGCCCGTCGGTCAGCGCGTGCCCGGACTACTATCCCTCGTTCGATTATCTCCATGTCGGCGAACTCGGCGACGCCACCAATGAACTGATCGCGCGGCTGGCGCGCGACCCTTCGCGTCCCGAGCAGCAGGTGGTGCTGACGACCAGCGAACGCCTGTCGATGACCGAGTTTCCGATTCCGGCCTACGAGCTGGCGGAAGTGAAAAAATACCTGCTCGGCAGCATCCAGTATTCGAGCGGCTGCCCCTATCAGTGCGAGTTCTGCGATATCCCCGGGCTCTATGGCCGCAACCCGCGCTTGAAGACGCCTGAGCAGATCATCGCCGAACTCGACAGGATGCGCGAATGCGGCATCACCGATACGGTGTATTTCGTCGACGACAATTTCATCGGCAACCGCAAGGCCACGCTGGATTTGCTGCCGCACCTGATCGAATGGCAGAAGAGAACGGGCTACGTCGTGCGGCTAGCCTGCGAGGCGACGCTGAACATCGCCAAGCGGCCCGAGATCCTGGAGAAGATGCGCGAGGCGAGGTTCGTCACCGTGTTCTGCGGCATCGAGACGCCCGATCCCGACGCGCTGCACGCAATGCACAAGGACCACAACATGATGGTCCCGATCCACGAAGGCATCCACACCATCAATTCCTACGGCATGGAGGTCGTCTCCGGCATCATCATGGGTCTCGACACCGACAAGCCCGGCACGGCGGATGCACTGCTCAATTTCGTCGATGAATCGCGGATTCCGCTGCTGACGATCAATCTGCTGCAGGCGCTGCCGAAGACGCCGCTGTGGGACCGGCTGGAGCGCGAGGGGCGCCTCAACGACGACGAGAGCCGCGATTCCAATGTCGAGTTTCTGATGCCCTACGACCAGGTCATCAATTCCTGGAAGCGATGCATGGAGGTCGCCTTCCAGCCCGAGAAGCTCTACGCGCGCTACCAGTATCAATGCGACTACACCTACGCGAACCGGATCAAGGTGCCGGTCGCGCCTGAAATGAAGACCTGGCCCAACATCAGGCGCGCGCTGATCATGCTGCGCAACATCTTCTGGCAGGTCGGGGTGCTCAGCGATTACAGGCGCGTGTTCTGGAAATTCGCGATCGGGCGCCTCAGGCGCGGCGATATCGAAGGGCTGATCGGTTCGGCCACGATCGCGCATCATCTGATCAAGTTCGCGCGCGCGGCGTCCGGCGGCCAGCAGAACGCGTCGAACTATTCGATCCGGCTGCGTGAGGCCTCCGTGCCTGCCGAGTAA
- a CDS encoding cysteine dioxygenase family protein, producing MTLDQYVRDLREITTQHSDPVEITDLVAPLAKNFAQSPELRRPEYRECDAEQGFGVHMLHEEPNHDLAVFLVSWLPNRGTTPHNHKTWAVVVGIEGQEQEINYDRLDDGSKPGYADLKRGGEQVMTVGDTARCYPEHIHSVRNVGNDISMSLHTYGRHINYTGRSEFDVEHKLEKPYVIRVADDEYARAQVLTKRIKIE from the coding sequence ATGACCCTCGACCAGTACGTGCGCGACCTGCGGGAGATTACTACTCAGCATTCTGATCCAGTCGAAATCACGGACCTAGTCGCACCGCTCGCCAAGAACTTTGCACAATCGCCGGAATTGCGCCGCCCCGAATATCGTGAATGCGATGCCGAGCAAGGCTTCGGCGTTCACATGCTCCATGAAGAGCCCAATCACGATCTAGCTGTTTTCTTGGTATCGTGGCTGCCTAACCGCGGCACTACCCCGCACAACCATAAAACTTGGGCTGTGGTGGTCGGTATCGAAGGCCAAGAACAAGAGATCAACTACGACCGGCTCGATGACGGTAGTAAGCCCGGCTATGCCGACCTGAAGCGCGGCGGTGAACAAGTGATGACCGTTGGTGACACTGCCCGCTGTTATCCTGAGCACATACACAGCGTCCGGAACGTCGGAAATGACATTTCGATGTCGCTGCACACTTACGGCCGGCACATCAACTATACGGGCCGCTCCGAGTTTGATGTAGAGCACAAACTTGAGAAGCCCTACGTGATTAGGGTCGCCGACGACGAGTACGCGCGAGCGCAGGTCCTCACCAAACGAATCAAGATCGAATAA
- a CDS encoding ethanolamine ammonia-lyase subunit EutB encodes MVYRQIIGATIYAFDGLRELLAKATPPRSGDRLAGVAADSAEQMLAARMALADVPLKQFLNEAVIPYEDDEVTRLIIDSHDAPGFAAISSLTVGGFRDWLLSDAATSESLAKVSRGITPEMAAGVSKLMRNQDLILVAKKCAVTSAFRNTIGLKGRMSVRLQPNHPFDDAKGITASILDGILLGSGDACIGINPASDDPAVIGELLRLIDGIISRLQIPTQGCVLTHVTTTLGLIGQGAPVDLVFQSIAGTEAANRSFGVDLALLREAREAGQSLRRGTVGDNLMYFETGQGSALSANAHHNVDQQTCEARAYAVARAFDPLLVNSVVGFIGPEYLYDGKEIIRAGLEDHFCGKLLGLPLGVDVCYTNHAEADQDDMDNLLTLLAAAGVTFIMGVPGADDVMLNYQSTSFHDALYVRDLFGLKRAPEFDDWLVRSGLADGNFRLAGDAGVLPEFASRLIA; translated from the coding sequence ATGGTCTATCGGCAGATCATCGGTGCCACCATTTATGCGTTCGACGGTTTGCGCGAGCTGCTCGCGAAGGCGACGCCGCCGCGATCCGGCGACCGTCTTGCCGGCGTCGCGGCCGATAGCGCGGAACAGATGCTCGCCGCGCGAATGGCGCTCGCCGACGTGCCGCTGAAGCAGTTCCTCAACGAGGCTGTCATTCCCTATGAGGATGACGAGGTCACCCGGCTGATCATCGACAGCCACGATGCCCCGGGCTTTGCCGCCATATCGTCGCTGACCGTCGGCGGCTTCCGCGACTGGCTGCTCTCCGATGCCGCAACAAGCGAGTCTTTGGCGAAGGTCTCGCGCGGGATCACGCCGGAAATGGCCGCCGGCGTCTCAAAACTGATGCGTAACCAGGACTTGATCCTGGTCGCCAAGAAATGCGCGGTAACCTCGGCCTTTCGCAACACCATCGGCTTGAAGGGGCGGATGAGCGTGCGGCTGCAGCCCAACCATCCCTTCGATGATGCGAAGGGCATTACCGCTTCGATCCTCGACGGTATTCTTCTCGGCTCGGGCGATGCCTGCATCGGCATCAATCCGGCGAGCGACGACCCGGCCGTGATCGGCGAACTGCTGCGGCTCATCGACGGCATCATCTCGCGATTGCAGATTCCGACGCAAGGATGCGTGCTGACCCACGTCACCACGACGCTTGGATTGATCGGGCAGGGCGCGCCGGTCGATCTGGTGTTTCAGTCGATCGCGGGAACGGAGGCTGCCAATCGCAGTTTTGGTGTCGATCTCGCGCTGCTGCGCGAGGCGCGTGAGGCGGGGCAGTCGCTTCGCCGCGGCACGGTCGGCGACAATTTGATGTATTTCGAAACGGGGCAGGGCTCGGCGCTGTCGGCCAACGCCCATCACAATGTCGACCAGCAGACATGCGAGGCGCGGGCCTACGCGGTGGCGCGCGCATTCGATCCGTTGCTGGTCAACAGCGTCGTCGGTTTCATCGGTCCGGAGTATCTTTACGACGGCAAGGAAATCATCCGCGCCGGCCTCGAGGACCATTTCTGCGGCAAGCTGCTCGGCCTGCCGCTCGGGGTTGACGTCTGCTACACCAACCATGCCGAGGCCGACCAGGACGACATGGACAATCTGCTGACGCTATTGGCCGCCGCCGGCGTCACCTTCATCATGGGCGTGCCGGGCGCCGACGACGTCATGCTGAACTATCAGTCGACCTCGTTCCACGACGCGCTCTACGTCCGGGACCTCTTCGGCTTGAAGCGGGCGCCCGAGTTCGACGATTGGCTGGTCCGCTCAGGCCTCGCGGACGGCAATTTCCGGCTTGCCGGCGACGCCGGCGTGCTGCCCGAATTTGCCTCGCGGCTGATCGCCTGA